A region of the Microcystis aeruginosa FD4 genome:
CCAGTTGCCTCCAGTAATTCTGCAAATCCTTCAATGCTAGAAAACGCGGGGTGAGACCACTGATCGAGTAGTTGTCGCATGACTGGCTTTTCCCAAAAATTGAGTGGAAGCTGACGATCGTCCCGCTGATTCCAATCAGCAACCACCAAAATTCCGCCTGGTTTTAGAACGCGCAATAGCTCTCTGGCGAACTGGGCTTTATCGGGCATGTGCGGACCCGCCTCGATCGACCAGACTACATCAAAGCTGGCATCCTGGAAAGACAGTGCCAGTGCATCATCAACTTGGAACTGGGCACTCACCCCAGGTGGTGTCAATTCTTGGGCACGTCTAACTTGCTGGGGACTGATGGTAATGCCAGTCCCATGGAAGCCATAATCCCTTGCTAGAATGCGACTACTGCCACCAATGCCGCAGCCCACATCCAAAACGGTAGTACCAGGAGGCAGGCGATCAAGTCTGCCCCAGCGCACCATCTCATGCACAAAGTCTTCCTTGGCTTTGAGAAAATCCTTTTTGCGAGGGGGAGAGCCATAGTGCCCCAGGTGGATGTGTTCGCCCCAGTAAAATTCCAGAATGCCGTCATTTGTCCAGTCATCATAGGAATTCGCAACAGAATTAGCAGACTGATACTTACGAGCCGTAAGGAGATAGAGTGCAATCCCAATGATCAGGAGCGTCAGGAAAGTTCCCAGCATTGCAACTAATCCATTCATCTAGACTAAACCTCAACCTTTAATACTTTTGACTGTTGCATTATCTATTTCCCCTCCGTTTTTACAAACAGAGGTTGGGTTTACCATTACCTCGGTCGCTTGACGAAAGGATGCGATCGAAACTAAACGGTTCGAGTCTGCATCCCACAGCAGGAATTGGGAGCAGTCGAGCAGGTCTCCAATTCGCAGTGTCTTGACATCCGAGAGCAGATGACTATTTTGACGATGACAAGCGGCAAGATGGTAATTTGGAATTCTTTCGGAGAGATGGTGAATCGTGTGATAGCCGATGTCTGCGGTAACCCATCTGAGAGTAGCTGCTAATTCTAGATAACTGCTGCCCTTAACCGCTCCCAAAAAATAGTTCCAGTCTTCTGTTTTGTGAGCATACGCCCCCTCAAAAATGTGTTGGACAAAAAAGACCCAGATGAAAATCGTTGCAGAACAACTGATCGTAATGGAGTAAATACTCCAAAACAGCCCAAAGCCCCACAAATGGCTCAGAAAGATCCAGCTACCGATAACACAAATGTTGTTAAGCAGGAGATCCCAAAACTCAGTAGCCGATTGCCAGTGTTTTGATTGATGGGCAGATATTCTTTGCGCTAAATTCAACTCCGAACCCTGCTTCAGATCAATGAATAGATGATGGATAAAATCATAAACTCCCATGATTAAAACTAGCCTGGGCTTGATGACAAGATAGAAAAAACCGCCAGGAATACCCATCAATGGATGTCGCAGGACTTCATACAGTCTTTGATTGAACGGTTCGAGCTTAAAAAACTCCTCGGTAGATAAGAAATCTGCAACGCCCCGATATC
Encoded here:
- a CDS encoding methyltransferase domain-containing protein, whose product is MNGLVAMLGTFLTLLIIGIALYLLTARKYQSANSVANSYDDWTNDGILEFYWGEHIHLGHYGSPPRKKDFLKAKEDFVHEMVRWGRLDRLPPGTTVLDVGCGIGGSSRILARDYGFHGTGITISPQQVRRAQELTPPGVSAQFQVDDALALSFQDASFDVVWSIEAGPHMPDKAQFARELLRVLKPGGILVVADWNQRDDRQLPLNFWEKPVMRQLLDQWSHPAFSSIEGFAELLEATGLVAGEVTTADWTVETLPSWLDSIWQGVVRPEGIIRFGVIGLIKSLREVPTFLLMRLAFGAGLCRFGMFRAARANVPMSEVLSTQTGDRLVRP
- a CDS encoding fatty acid desaturase, whose translation is MLKYYLNRTGQIPAAIHPFEKHEFARQLIPLDMIKKTDFVLTPYIKSSNLRATYQILNTVVPYVLLWILAVKAASISLWLLPPIIALLILFSLRCFSLMHDCGHSSLFRSKRVNRIVGFLLGVINAIPQYGWSRDHAYHHKTNGDWERYRGVADFLSTEEFFKLEPFNQRLYEVLRHPLMGIPGGFFYLVIKPRLVLIMGVYDFIHHLFIDLKQGSELNLAQRISAHQSKHWQSATEFWDLLLNNICVIGSWIFLSHLWGFGLFWSIYSITISCSATIFIWVFFVQHIFEGAYAHKTEDWNYFLGAVKGSSYLELAATLRWVTADIGYHTIHHLSERIPNYHLAACHRQNSHLLSDVKTLRIGDLLDCSQFLLWDADSNRLVSIASFRQATEVMVNPTSVCKNGGEIDNATVKSIKG